The Candidatus Nezhaarchaeales archaeon genome includes a window with the following:
- a CDS encoding MBL fold metallo-hydrolase — protein sequence MGLVKVAGGSYAFNGPVNIGVHVKDNGCVVIDTGLGRDVARKLLRVLEAEGLTVRAVINTHCHVDHCGGNYFISKRVGAEFYAPRDEVAFIEKPELHVRSMYGLAYPPQDNTVKHLLLGDNCYIHHPIVEGALTIGGHRFNVVALPGHSPGQVGIVTEDGVVFSGDAFFVKQILDKHPIPFYPDPEKTVESAQRVAGLNVGFVVPGHGPIMRKEEAVKHIECYIRRVKAIEEAILEALTIPLPTEEVVVEVATKFKVESSMLQYLLVSSTVKGHLSSLAKRGLVTVRLSGFKLLWSKANR from the coding sequence GTGGGGCTCGTAAAAGTAGCTGGAGGGAGCTACGCCTTCAATGGGCCTGTGAATATAGGCGTACATGTTAAGGATAATGGATGCGTAGTTATCGATACGGGTCTAGGTAGGGATGTAGCTAGGAAGCTTCTACGAGTATTAGAGGCGGAGGGGTTAACGGTAAGGGCGGTGATTAATACGCACTGCCATGTTGATCACTGCGGAGGTAACTACTTCATATCGAAACGGGTAGGCGCCGAGTTCTACGCTCCGAGAGATGAGGTGGCCTTCATCGAGAAGCCTGAACTCCACGTTAGAAGCATGTATGGGTTAGCCTATCCACCGCAGGATAACACGGTTAAGCATTTACTATTGGGCGATAACTGCTATATCCACCATCCGATCGTCGAGGGCGCTTTAACTATAGGTGGCCATCGCTTTAACGTTGTGGCTTTACCGGGCCATTCACCGGGGCAAGTGGGTATCGTAACCGAGGATGGCGTAGTATTTAGCGGTGACGCCTTCTTCGTTAAGCAGATCCTCGATAAGCACCCAATACCCTTCTACCCGGATCCCGAGAAGACCGTTGAATCTGCTCAAAGAGTAGCTGGGTTAAACGTGGGCTTCGTGGTTCCGGGGCATGGCCCCATCATGAGGAAGGAGGAGGCAGTTAAGCATATAGAATGCTACATACGTAGGGTTAAAGCTATCGAGGAAGCAATACTTGAAGCGTTAACCATACCATTACCGACCGAGGAGGTAGTCGTTGAAGTGGCTACGAAGTTTAAGGTCGAAAGCAGTATGCTTCAATACCTCCTAGTCTCATCAACGGTTAAGGGCCATCTATCAAGCCTAGCGAAGCGAGGACTAGTAACGGTTAGACTGAGCGGATTTAAGCTACTATGGTCTAAGGCTAATAGATAG
- the hisG gene encoding ATP phosphoribosyltransferase: MPTLKVALPKGHLWNGVKTLLEKAGYDPRVVSERSYLVHSNDPELEVRIHRAQNIAPLVEEGSYDLGITGLDWILETSANVEDLMDLGVGSVKIVAAFPQYYGIKADGEAFKKLVEKARIEGKDRIIAASEYENLTRKLCEEELNGYPYRVLRSYGATETFIGVADLIVDCVETGETLKENGWEIVHVLFESTARVIANKRSLTDPWKRDKIEGFVTLLRSVKEAEGMKLLKMNVPPHALSEVVGILPAMKSPTISKLYGENAGYAVEVAVKSSEVIRLIPALKKKGATDILELDLKKVIR; encoded by the coding sequence ATGCCAACCTTGAAGGTAGCCCTACCGAAGGGTCACCTCTGGAACGGCGTTAAAACGTTGCTGGAGAAGGCTGGCTACGATCCTAGGGTTGTTAGTGAGCGTTCCTACCTAGTCCATTCGAACGATCCTGAGCTTGAAGTAAGGATTCATCGAGCTCAGAATATAGCGCCACTGGTTGAAGAAGGCTCATACGACCTGGGGATTACGGGTTTAGACTGGATTCTGGAGACGTCTGCCAACGTCGAAGACTTAATGGACCTAGGGGTAGGTAGCGTGAAGATAGTCGCGGCGTTCCCCCAATACTACGGTATTAAGGCTGATGGGGAAGCCTTTAAAAAGCTCGTTGAGAAGGCGCGAATCGAAGGCAAGGATAGGATTATAGCGGCCTCCGAATACGAAAACCTAACGAGGAAGCTATGCGAGGAGGAACTTAACGGTTACCCGTATAGGGTTTTAAGGTCTTACGGGGCTACGGAAACTTTCATCGGCGTAGCAGACCTAATAGTTGATTGCGTTGAAACAGGAGAAACGCTTAAGGAGAACGGATGGGAGATCGTGCACGTCCTCTTCGAATCGACGGCTAGGGTGATAGCAAATAAGCGGAGCTTAACGGATCCGTGGAAGCGCGATAAGATCGAGGGCTTCGTAACGCTTTTAAGAAGCGTAAAGGAGGCGGAAGGCATGAAGCTCCTAAAGATGAACGTACCGCCTCACGCTTTAAGCGAAGTAGTAGGAATCCTACCAGCCATGAAGAGCCCCACCATCTCTAAGCTGTACGGCGAAAACGCTGGCTACGCGGTGGAGGTAGCAGTTAAAAGTAGCGAAGTAATACGTTTAATTCCGGCCCTCAAGAAGAAGGGGGCTACCGATATCCTGGAGCTCGACCTTAAGAAGGTTATAAGGTGA
- a CDS encoding MFS transporter — translation MLYVHRKLLYLVCISVLPLMVCSGMVYSVLSLYFHEVIGASYAQIGLIYMAGSSSGALISPLVGRISDRIGRRPVLLMSMLGFTLAFLLYAFIGDYLQAFLVQALEGASWAALGVSAYAFIADITPAHERGWAMGVYGRSWYVGWIVGPLLGGYLAEHIGFKYLFLAGSCLIVVGLTSVLLYVKEPRRNLLSHEAKNPPVE, via the coding sequence GTGCTTTACGTGCACCGTAAGCTACTATACTTGGTATGTATTTCAGTCCTACCCTTAATGGTATGCTCGGGTATGGTTTACTCGGTATTATCATTATACTTTCACGAAGTCATCGGGGCTTCCTACGCGCAGATAGGCCTCATATATATGGCTGGTTCAAGCTCCGGCGCTTTAATTTCGCCTTTAGTAGGTAGGATTTCGGATAGGATTGGAAGGAGGCCGGTCCTACTGATGTCCATGTTAGGCTTCACCTTAGCATTCCTCCTTTACGCCTTCATAGGCGACTACCTTCAGGCCTTCCTCGTTCAAGCGCTTGAAGGAGCCTCATGGGCTGCTCTAGGTGTTTCCGCCTACGCCTTCATAGCTGATATAACCCCAGCTCATGAACGGGGATGGGCTATGGGCGTTTATGGTAGGAGCTGGTACGTAGGCTGGATCGTCGGCCCCCTGCTAGGAGGCTATTTAGCTGAGCATATAGGTTTTAAATACCTCTTTTTAGCGGGCTCGTGCCTAATAGTGGTAGGCTTAACGTCTGTGTTACTCTACGTAAAGGAGCCTCGTAGAAACCTATTAAGCCACGAGGCTAAAAACCCGCCTGTAGAATAA
- a CDS encoding alpha/beta hydrolase, producing MNTLAGLRIVEVEGVKGSVKIAFRGVRPLPLIYIHGSGLDGSLWWRQLKEVGGYAVDLPGHGLSDEVSVKTVNDYAFYVAKAAEKLVGKAFFAGHSLGGAIAQSLYLNFKEVVSGLILIGTGARLRVLPQILEGLRSRPKETINMFIDYAFGVKEGLENLIEEAEKLLFERRELLLKDLSICDRFDLLEDYRAGRIKVNVPTLIIVGELDRLTPVKYSHFLHSTITGSKLTVIREAGHMVMLEKPDEFNEALSSFIAEQKLKPV from the coding sequence ATGAACACGTTAGCGGGGTTAAGGATCGTCGAGGTTGAAGGCGTTAAAGGAAGCGTAAAGATAGCTTTTAGGGGTGTAAGACCGCTCCCATTAATCTACATCCATGGGTCAGGGTTGGATGGAAGCTTATGGTGGAGGCAGCTTAAAGAGGTTGGAGGCTACGCTGTTGACCTGCCGGGTCACGGGTTAAGCGATGAAGTTAGCGTTAAAACGGTTAACGATTACGCCTTCTACGTTGCTAAAGCAGCGGAGAAACTAGTGGGTAAAGCCTTCTTCGCTGGGCATAGCTTAGGAGGGGCTATAGCTCAAAGCCTCTACTTAAACTTTAAGGAGGTTGTTAGCGGGCTAATACTTATCGGCACTGGGGCTAGGCTACGGGTTTTACCGCAAATACTTGAGGGGCTACGAAGCAGGCCGAAGGAAACCATTAACATGTTCATCGACTACGCCTTCGGGGTGAAGGAGGGGCTTGAAAACCTAATTGAGGAAGCCGAAAAACTCCTCTTCGAAAGAAGGGAGCTCCTACTTAAGGATCTATCGATATGCGACAGGTTCGACCTACTTGAGGATTATAGGGCTGGGAGGATCAAGGTTAACGTGCCAACCTTGATAATAGTCGGTGAACTCGATAGATTAACGCCGGTTAAATACTCCCATTTCCTCCACTCCACCATAACGGGCTCTAAGCTAACCGTTATAAGGGAGGCGGGCCACATGGTTATGCTCGAGAAGCCGGACGAGTTCAACGAAGCATTATCGAGCTTCATAGCCGAGCAAAAGCTTAAACCGGTTTAA
- a CDS encoding VOC family protein produces MAENGIFLDHVAILVRDFEEALSRFKVLLSLSDDDIIVVKGFEDRDDLLDVAFLNVGNAWIEILSPVKPDGPMAKALEKRGEGLHHVCFSVKDLEAELKRISDAGFELIDKEPRVDRYGVPYFYVHPRSTCKALVSFIERWRKTGKDSWRPQPKR; encoded by the coding sequence TTGGCGGAAAACGGTATTTTCCTCGATCACGTAGCCATTCTAGTGAGGGACTTCGAGGAGGCTTTAAGCAGGTTTAAGGTTTTACTCTCGTTAAGTGATGACGACATCATAGTGGTTAAGGGGTTCGAGGATAGGGACGACCTACTTGACGTAGCGTTCTTAAACGTGGGTAACGCTTGGATCGAGATACTATCACCGGTTAAGCCTGACGGCCCTATGGCTAAAGCCTTGGAGAAAAGGGGTGAAGGACTACATCACGTATGCTTCTCCGTTAAGGATTTGGAAGCGGAGCTAAAAAGGATTAGCGACGCGGGATTCGAGCTTATCGATAAGGAGCCAAGGGTCGATCGCTACGGCGTTCCATACTTCTACGTTCATCCAAGGTCTACATGCAAGGCCCTCGTAAGCTTTATCGAAAGATGGAGGAAAACAGGAAAAGACTCATGGAGGCCTCAACCTAAGCGTTAA
- a CDS encoding CBS domain-containing protein, with protein MWLTAGLPVKVKDVMRAPPPILTSKATLKEVAGKMWDERVDVVLITEDEKLIGITTWIDLAYAASKLSSDTPVTMFMTENPITIKGEETISEAIRKMRTTKIEHLPIIDEKGKPLGIISIHHIYGILINIFEQLLGYKTET; from the coding sequence ATGTGGCTTACCGCTGGTCTACCGGTTAAGGTTAAGGACGTTATGAGGGCTCCGCCGCCAATACTTACATCAAAAGCGACACTTAAAGAAGTAGCTGGAAAAATGTGGGATGAAAGGGTTGACGTAGTCCTCATCACCGAGGACGAAAAGCTAATCGGCATCACTACATGGATAGACTTAGCCTACGCAGCCTCCAAACTTAGTAGCGATACACCAGTAACCATGTTCATGACCGAAAACCCGATAACAATAAAAGGAGAAGAAACAATAAGCGAAGCAATAAGAAAAATGAGAACAACAAAAATAGAACACCTACCAATAATAGATGAAAAAGGCAAACCACTAGGAATAATATCAATACACCACATATACGGAATACTCATAAACATATTCGAACAACTACTCGGATACAAAACAGAAACATAA
- a CDS encoding amidohydrolase family protein: MKLGSRSISVIDVHVHPKIIPMNKLIDPERLVEEMDKAGVDKAVLLAVETDPVDFDRFMDEERKKEACLEYYRFYRRSYAYILDEGLLLYEFSTEVKRLLNLVNTTNEAVKKYVDKYPERFIGFGSLNPNKPRDYVDEKIRLIKAYGFKGIKLLPTIQFFNPEDLKMEMVYEKAEKEGLILLMHTGCDPGPWEVVCFSRDANPKYLDKVARNHPNLVIIAAHMGSYSALEPGIWFNEMVTVLKGNENVYADVSAVDEALIKRALELGVSEDKILYGSDYPAVSGWCDTSTGMGNPVKAILNLDVKDEVKEKILGGNAKRLLGL, from the coding sequence GTGAAGCTAGGCTCGAGGAGTATAAGCGTTATCGACGTTCACGTTCACCCTAAAATAATACCGATGAATAAGCTAATAGACCCCGAAAGGCTGGTTGAAGAGATGGATAAAGCCGGGGTTGATAAAGCTGTTCTACTAGCTGTTGAAACGGACCCGGTAGACTTCGATAGGTTTATGGATGAAGAGCGTAAGAAAGAAGCATGCTTAGAGTACTACAGGTTTTACCGTCGAAGCTACGCCTACATCCTTGATGAAGGGCTACTCCTATACGAGTTTTCAACGGAGGTTAAGCGGCTACTTAACCTCGTTAATACGACGAACGAAGCCGTGAAGAAGTACGTAGATAAGTACCCTGAAAGATTCATAGGCTTCGGCTCCCTTAACCCTAATAAGCCGCGGGACTACGTAGATGAGAAGATACGGCTCATAAAAGCCTACGGGTTTAAAGGCATTAAGCTACTACCAACCATACAGTTCTTTAACCCTGAGGACTTAAAGATGGAGATGGTCTACGAGAAAGCTGAAAAGGAGGGGTTAATCCTATTAATGCATACAGGATGCGACCCTGGGCCTTGGGAGGTGGTATGTTTCTCGCGGGACGCCAACCCGAAATACTTAGATAAGGTGGCGAGGAACCATCCGAACCTAGTAATAATAGCCGCCCACATGGGTAGCTATAGCGCCTTGGAGCCAGGGATATGGTTTAACGAGATGGTAACAGTCTTAAAGGGGAATGAGAACGTGTACGCGGACGTTTCAGCGGTGGATGAAGCGTTAATTAAAAGGGCCTTGGAGCTCGGCGTATCGGAGGACAAAATACTTTACGGCTCAGATTACCCGGCCGTTTCAGGATGGTGTGATACGAGTACCGGTATGGGTAACCCCGTTAAGGCCATATTAAACCTAGACGTTAAGGACGAAGTAAAGGAGAAAATACTAGGAGGGAACGCTAAAAGGCTCTTAGGTCTTTAA
- a CDS encoding HEPN domain-containing protein: MSINPLGEVKYRYRLALEHLERAKKLFLAKDWVGTILSSKLAVENFAKAVIAVFDVPTWSHDPSNQLNALIDRLPVNLIGSLQELAATAKEMVSEHGRASYGEPAEGLTPMDIYKEVHAVDALKKAEKAKTISEKAFKRLNVSL, from the coding sequence ATGAGTATTAATCCCCTCGGCGAAGTCAAATACAGGTATAGGTTAGCCCTTGAGCATTTGGAAAGGGCTAAGAAACTATTCCTTGCTAAGGACTGGGTTGGAACCATTTTAAGCTCCAAGTTAGCTGTTGAAAACTTCGCAAAGGCCGTTATAGCCGTCTTTGATGTTCCGACCTGGAGCCATGACCCCTCAAACCAATTGAACGCCTTAATCGATAGGTTACCCGTTAACCTAATTGGTAGTCTTCAAGAACTCGCGGCTACAGCGAAGGAGATGGTCTCCGAGCACGGTAGAGCGAGTTACGGAGAACCGGCCGAAGGGTTAACGCCAATGGATATATACAAGGAGGTTCATGCTGTAGATGCCCTTAAAAAGGCTGAAAAGGCTAAAACGATCAGCGAAAAAGCCTTTAAAAGGCTAAACGTTAGCCTTTAG
- a CDS encoding saccharopine dehydrogenase NADP-binding domain-containing protein, with protein MVKVAIIGMGVQGSAIASTLTMVKEVSEVVCADINLSRARRAVERLKDNRMVARWVNADDTDSLSDVVRGVDVVINATLPVFNLKIMDVALKRGAHYVDLASDNPLKQLELDDKWKKTGLTAVITQGGPFIVNAAVKRVSEELDRVDEVRLRHGWRKLEEELIPVWRPSWCPEVALSEWEVEPTIYRDGRFERLPLFSGVEEYHFPEPLGPMKVCLVDYEPVYTLPRFIGKGIRYVDCKLPLDLAIGTLINMGLTSRKPVEVKGVKVVPRDVLMALIPHPADAIDEQAERLDVLICYLAEVKGEKSGEKLIHVIYNSTSVSECLRRFKVYSADVSVPTVVTALMLIKGEVEPGVIPPEGLPTELFLTRLNEWGITFQNKVVYLRGP; from the coding sequence ATGGTTAAGGTAGCCATTATCGGTATGGGTGTTCAAGGGTCGGCGATCGCTTCGACATTAACGATGGTTAAGGAGGTCTCCGAGGTTGTTTGCGCTGATATCAACCTAAGTAGGGCGAGGCGGGCCGTGGAAAGATTGAAGGATAATAGGATGGTTGCCCGATGGGTTAACGCGGACGACACTGATAGCTTATCCGATGTCGTAAGGGGTGTTGATGTCGTTATTAACGCTACTTTGCCGGTGTTCAACCTTAAGATCATGGATGTTGCTTTAAAGCGGGGGGCTCACTACGTGGATTTAGCCTCCGATAACCCGCTTAAGCAGTTGGAGCTCGACGATAAGTGGAAGAAGACGGGATTAACGGCCGTAATAACTCAGGGAGGCCCGTTCATTGTGAATGCCGCTGTAAAACGCGTTAGCGAAGAGCTTGATAGGGTGGATGAGGTACGCTTAAGGCATGGATGGAGGAAGCTTGAAGAGGAACTTATACCAGTATGGCGTCCAAGCTGGTGTCCGGAGGTCGCGCTTTCGGAGTGGGAGGTAGAACCCACTATTTATAGGGATGGTAGGTTTGAGCGATTACCGCTCTTCTCCGGGGTTGAGGAGTACCACTTTCCTGAGCCTTTAGGTCCGATGAAGGTTTGCCTTGTTGACTATGAACCCGTATATACGCTTCCAAGGTTTATCGGTAAGGGTATTAGGTATGTCGATTGTAAGCTACCCTTAGACTTAGCCATTGGCACCCTGATTAACATGGGTTTAACCAGTAGGAAGCCGGTGGAGGTTAAAGGCGTTAAGGTGGTGCCGAGGGACGTCTTAATGGCTCTCATTCCGCATCCAGCTGACGCCATTGACGAGCAAGCCGAGCGTCTCGACGTCCTCATCTGTTACCTAGCGGAGGTTAAAGGCGAGAAATCCGGCGAAAAACTTATCCACGTCATTTATAATTCTACTAGCGTATCGGAGTGTTTAAGGAGGTTTAAGGTTTACTCGGCTGACGTTTCGGTGCCTACGGTAGTTACGGCGCTCATGCTGATTAAGGGTGAAGTGGAGCCGGGCGTTATCCCGCCTGAGGGCCTTCCTACGGAGCTATTCTTAACGAGGCTAAATGAGTGGGGGATAACCTTCCAGAATAAAGTTGTATATCTGAGGGGGCCTTAA
- the cutA gene encoding divalent-cation tolerance protein CutA, with protein MTEYIQVVVTTSSKEEAERIVRTTLEKRLVGCAQIIGPVTSTYWWQGRIEVAEEWLCLMKSRLDLYQDLEATIHSLHSYQVPEILAIPVATGSSKYLKWLDEVLKRKPP; from the coding sequence TTGACTGAGTACATTCAAGTAGTAGTTACCACGAGTAGTAAGGAGGAAGCTGAAAGAATAGTAAGAACAACTCTGGAAAAGCGATTGGTAGGTTGCGCCCAGATCATAGGCCCAGTGACTAGCACCTACTGGTGGCAAGGTAGGATTGAAGTAGCTGAGGAATGGCTATGCCTCATGAAGTCTAGGTTGGACCTATACCAGGACCTTGAAGCCACTATCCACTCGCTCCACTCATATCAAGTACCGGAGATCTTAGCCATACCGGTGGCAACGGGAAGCTCAAAGTACCTTAAATGGCTTGATGAAGTGCTAAAGCGTAAACCCCCCTAA
- a CDS encoding RtcB family protein, whose amino-acid sequence MSGIPLKKIDVFTWEIPQTYKPGMRVPARIYADEQLLKKMIEDLTLQQAANVAHLPGIYKWSITLPDGHQGYGFPIGGVAAFDSDEGVISPGGIGYDINCGVRLLRTDLTLEDVKPYVKDLIDALYHYVPSGLGSTGRIKISRAELDRVLEEGVEWAISRGYGWSEDAEVCEERGCMEGADASKVSGRAKDRGFEQLGTLGSGNHFLEVQVVDKVFDTRVAKAFGITGEGQITVMIHTGSRGLGHQVCSDYLRVMEMAVHKYKIAIPDRELACAPTTSREAEDYFAAMKCSANFAWANRQCITHWVREVFEKVLHKSADAIGLTLVYDVAHNICKVERHKVDGGYRKVYVHRKGATRAFPAGHEDVPAKYRSVGQPVLIPGSMGTASWLLVGTPKAMELSFASTAHGAGRLLSREAALRRVRGSEVKSDLERRGIAVRAASIRVLAEEWDYAYKDVDRVAEVSHNVGIATKVARLVPLAVTKG is encoded by the coding sequence ATGAGTGGTATACCGTTAAAGAAGATCGATGTGTTCACGTGGGAGATCCCTCAAACATATAAGCCTGGAATGCGTGTACCGGCGCGTATATACGCGGATGAACAACTCCTTAAGAAAATGATTGAGGATTTAACCCTACAGCAAGCTGCTAACGTCGCTCACTTACCGGGTATTTATAAGTGGTCGATAACCCTACCTGATGGGCATCAGGGCTACGGGTTTCCAATAGGCGGTGTAGCGGCGTTCGACTCTGACGAGGGCGTTATATCGCCTGGCGGTATAGGCTACGATATTAACTGCGGCGTAAGGTTGCTACGTACCGACTTAACGCTGGAGGACGTTAAGCCCTATGTTAAGGATTTAATCGATGCACTCTACCACTACGTACCTTCAGGTCTAGGTTCAACCGGCCGTATTAAGATTAGCCGCGCCGAGCTGGATCGCGTACTGGAGGAGGGTGTTGAATGGGCAATTAGCCGTGGCTACGGTTGGAGTGAGGACGCCGAGGTTTGTGAAGAGAGGGGCTGTATGGAGGGCGCGGATGCTAGTAAGGTTAGTGGGCGCGCTAAGGATCGCGGCTTTGAACAGCTTGGTACGCTTGGTAGCGGGAACCACTTTTTAGAGGTTCAAGTCGTTGATAAGGTGTTTGATACGCGTGTTGCTAAAGCCTTCGGCATTACGGGTGAAGGCCAGATCACCGTTATGATCCATACGGGTAGCCGCGGCTTAGGCCATCAGGTTTGTAGCGATTACCTAAGGGTTATGGAGATGGCGGTGCATAAGTATAAGATCGCGATCCCCGACCGCGAATTAGCCTGTGCGCCTACCACTAGTCGTGAAGCTGAAGATTACTTCGCGGCTATGAAGTGCTCAGCGAACTTCGCCTGGGCTAATAGGCAGTGTATTACGCATTGGGTTAGGGAGGTCTTCGAAAAAGTTTTGCATAAAAGCGCGGACGCCATCGGTTTAACGCTAGTTTACGACGTAGCGCATAACATCTGTAAGGTTGAACGTCATAAGGTCGACGGCGGCTATAGGAAGGTTTATGTACATCGTAAAGGCGCCACTAGGGCTTTCCCAGCTGGCCATGAGGATGTCCCGGCTAAGTATCGTAGTGTTGGGCAACCGGTACTAATCCCGGGGAGCATGGGTACGGCTTCATGGCTACTGGTCGGTACGCCTAAAGCCATGGAGCTTAGCTTTGCCTCTACGGCGCATGGCGCAGGACGCTTACTATCAAGGGAGGCCGCATTACGACGTGTACGCGGTAGCGAGGTAAAAAGCGATTTAGAGCGGCGTGGTATCGCGGTTAGAGCGGCTAGTATAAGGGTGTTAGCTGAGGAATGGGATTACGCGTATAAGGATGTCGACCGCGTGGCTGAAGTCAGCCATAACGTCGGTATCGCGACTAAGGTTGCTAGACTAGTACCCTTAGCCGTTACGAAGGGTTAA
- a CDS encoding molybdopterin-dependent oxidoreductase, translating to MKIVKTACGLCYLGCGMNVYVDNGKMVKVEGILEHPLNRGVLCPKGLAAIDYAYSSDRLKYPLRRRGEGFVETTWSEALDNVSSKLREYAKNYGAKSVVGIIGMPILLGGYSTVSLVRRFYDVYGSPNVFSPESICYRNQIIAYILTLGKFCVAEPEKAKCVILWGSNPHHSRPPWVKRIQEALNKGASLIVIDPRRIPFARMAALHLQPRPGTDAALALGMINVITSEGLYDKEFVERWTFGFEKLVDHVKAYTPERVEEITWVPAFKVREAARTFAAAKPACIIQGVNALDQTAAGFYTARAIAILQAITGNVDVPGGFVRASRVHLSPIRLPEKIKERPLGADKYPLFYECWGRLFGEGQAMLLADAILSGEPYPVKMVMVTASNPLLTWPNAKKVKEALEAVDFLVVVDVFMTETAKLADLVLPASSFLERMELCDYYGTVNGIPYVMLRKEVIKPLWGSWPDWRIWFELAAKMGFQEYFPWRSIEEYLDYVLKPSGLTVKYLLEEKPEGVPYGRINYYEYKEVGFKTPSGKVEIYSKTLEEYGYNPLPVHLEPRESPLSNPKLAEEYPLILTTGSRIIWFLHSQLRNVKRLRDKYPESLAEINPSTANRYGVSDGQLVTIETLRGRIRVKVKTTEDIAPGIINVSHGWVEANVNILTSEEPENQVVGFPGLKAELCRITKA from the coding sequence TTGAAGATAGTTAAGACAGCCTGCGGACTATGCTATCTCGGCTGCGGTATGAACGTTTATGTGGATAATGGTAAGATGGTTAAGGTTGAGGGTATACTTGAACACCCGTTAAATAGGGGGGTTTTATGTCCTAAGGGTTTAGCGGCGATTGATTACGCTTACTCCTCAGATCGGTTAAAGTATCCGTTGAGAAGGAGGGGTGAAGGGTTTGTTGAAACGACTTGGAGTGAAGCGTTGGATAATGTTTCCTCTAAGCTTAGGGAGTACGCGAAGAACTATGGCGCTAAATCCGTGGTAGGCATCATCGGTATGCCGATACTTCTAGGCGGCTATTCAACGGTTAGCCTTGTTAGAAGGTTTTACGATGTTTACGGCTCGCCGAACGTATTTTCGCCTGAAAGCATATGTTACCGTAACCAGATAATAGCGTATATATTAACGCTAGGTAAGTTTTGTGTAGCTGAGCCTGAAAAGGCTAAATGCGTAATCCTATGGGGTTCAAATCCTCATCACTCGAGGCCTCCGTGGGTTAAGCGTATACAGGAAGCCCTTAATAAGGGGGCTAGCCTCATAGTTATAGACCCGAGGCGAATACCTTTCGCTAGAATGGCGGCTCTACATCTACAGCCTCGGCCTGGGACCGATGCGGCTTTAGCCTTGGGCATGATTAACGTAATAACCTCCGAGGGGTTATACGATAAGGAGTTCGTTGAGCGGTGGACCTTCGGCTTTGAAAAGCTGGTTGACCACGTAAAGGCCTATACACCTGAAAGGGTTGAAGAGATAACTTGGGTACCTGCCTTTAAGGTTAGGGAGGCTGCGAGGACCTTCGCAGCGGCGAAGCCGGCTTGCATAATTCAAGGGGTTAATGCCCTCGATCAGACAGCTGCAGGCTTCTATACGGCGCGGGCAATAGCTATTCTACAGGCGATAACAGGTAACGTGGATGTGCCCGGAGGCTTCGTTAGGGCTTCAAGGGTCCATTTATCACCTATAAGGTTACCTGAAAAGATTAAGGAACGCCCCCTTGGCGCCGATAAGTACCCGCTCTTCTATGAGTGTTGGGGTAGGCTTTTCGGTGAAGGACAAGCTATGCTACTCGCTGACGCCATATTGAGCGGGGAGCCTTACCCGGTTAAGATGGTAATGGTAACGGCCTCAAACCCGCTATTAACCTGGCCTAACGCTAAGAAGGTTAAGGAGGCCTTGGAGGCCGTCGACTTCCTAGTCGTCGTAGACGTCTTTATGACTGAAACAGCTAAACTAGCCGACCTAGTATTACCGGCCTCCTCCTTCCTGGAGCGGATGGAGCTTTGCGATTACTATGGCACCGTGAACGGCATCCCCTACGTAATGCTTAGGAAGGAGGTTATTAAGCCGCTTTGGGGTTCATGGCCGGATTGGAGGATATGGTTTGAACTAGCAGCTAAAATGGGCTTCCAGGAGTACTTCCCCTGGAGAAGCATCGAGGAGTACTTGGATTACGTACTTAAACCTTCAGGCTTAACAGTTAAATACCTACTCGAGGAAAAACCTGAAGGTGTTCCATACGGAAGGATCAACTATTATGAGTATAAGGAGGTTGGCTTTAAAACCCCGTCTGGGAAGGTTGAAATATACTCAAAAACCTTAGAGGAATACGGATATAACCCTTTACCCGTCCACTTAGAACCTAGGGAAAGCCCCTTATCAAACCCTAAACTAGCTGAAGAATACCCGCTTATACTTACCACGGGTTCAAGAATAATCTGGTTCCTGCACTCGCAGCTACGTAACGTGAAAAGGTTACGTGATAAGTATCCGGAGTCCTTAGCTGAAATTAACCCGTCCACCGCTAATAGGTACGGCGTAAGCGATGGTCAACTAGTAACTATTGAAACCTTGAGGGGTAGGATAAGGGTTAAGGTGAAGACTACTGAGGATATAGCGCCCGGCATCATAAACGTTTCGCACGGCTGGGTTGAAGCCAACGTAAACATCCTCACCAGTGAAGAACCGGAGAACCAAGTAGTTGGCTTCCCAGGTTTAAAAGCTGAGCTCTGTAGAATTACTAAGGCCTAG